In Sphingomonas sp. SUN019, one genomic interval encodes:
- a CDS encoding SDR family oxidoreductase, which yields MRVLVTGGAKRLGAAIARACAAAGHQVVIHYRTSRDAVGALATELGGVSVQGDLADSAGVPGLFARACEAAGRPIDGLVNSASLFEFDSPDAIDPALAAKLHATNLLAPSLLTAALAAQAGLTNGAVVNLLDQKVANLNPDFFSYTCTKAALEAATVMQAMAFAPRVRVNAVSPGLTLPSGDQSAAAFDRVARENLLQRPVGAAAVADAVVYLLGAASVTGQNLFVDCGQRFLKRGGDVMFEGRDA from the coding sequence ATGCGCGTTCTGGTAACCGGCGGGGCGAAGCGACTGGGCGCAGCGATCGCGCGAGCCTGCGCTGCGGCCGGGCACCAAGTGGTGATCCATTATCGGACATCGCGCGATGCGGTGGGGGCGCTGGCGACGGAACTCGGCGGTGTGAGCGTGCAGGGTGATCTGGCCGACAGCGCGGGCGTCCCCGGGCTGTTCGCGCGCGCTTGCGAGGCGGCGGGCCGGCCGATCGACGGACTGGTCAATTCGGCCTCGCTGTTCGAATTCGACTCGCCCGACGCGATCGATCCGGCGCTCGCGGCGAAGCTCCACGCGACGAACCTGCTCGCCCCGTCGCTGCTGACCGCCGCGCTGGCGGCGCAGGCCGGGCTGACGAATGGCGCCGTGGTGAACCTGCTCGATCAGAAGGTCGCGAACCTCAACCCCGATTTCTTTTCCTACACCTGCACGAAGGCGGCGCTGGAGGCCGCGACTGTCATGCAGGCCATGGCGTTTGCCCCGCGCGTGCGGGTGAATGCCGTATCGCCGGGGCTGACCTTGCCGAGCGGGGATCAGTCGGCGGCTGCGTTCGACCGCGTGGCGCGGGAAAACCTGTTGCAACGCCCGGTAGGCGCGGCGGCGGTGGCCGACGCGGTGGTCTATCTGCTGGGGGCGGCGAGCGTGACGGGGCAGAACCTGTTCGTCGATTGCGGGCAGAGGTTTCTGAAGCGCGGCGGAGACGTGATGTTCGAGGGACGCGATGCCTGA
- a CDS encoding dihydroneopterin aldolase, with translation MPEFTTILENLEVRMHLGIHPHEIAPQRVRVSVWMTVVYPKPLGADAITEVLDYDFVRSGLQQMAAGPGFALQETLCEAVAALCLTDLRVREVRVRSMKLDVYPDATVGCEIVRGR, from the coding sequence ATGCCTGAATTCACCACTATCCTCGAAAACCTCGAGGTCCGGATGCACCTCGGCATCCACCCGCACGAAATCGCCCCGCAACGCGTCCGCGTGTCGGTGTGGATGACCGTCGTGTATCCCAAACCACTCGGCGCGGACGCGATCACCGAAGTGCTCGACTACGACTTCGTTCGCTCCGGTTTGCAGCAAATGGCCGCCGGTCCCGGTTTCGCCCTGCAGGAAACCCTATGCGAAGCGGTCGCCGCGCTGTGCCTCACCGACCTGCGGGTGCGCGAGGTTCGGGTCAGGTCGATGAAGCTCGATGTGTATCCCGATGCGACGGTCGGGTGTGAGATCGTGCGGGGGCGTTAG
- the leuA gene encoding 2-isopropylmalate synthase, giving the protein MLRDPSTKYRPFPTIDLPDRLWPSNTITHAPRWLSTDLRDGNQALIDPMDAEKKTRMFDLLVKVGLKEIEVGFPAAGATDFDFIAGLVAWGRIPDDVTIQVLTQSRRDLIETSFQSLNGAKRAIVHLYNAVSPAWRKIVFGMTRDEVRQIAIDGAKVLRDEAAKQPDTDWQFEYSPETFSTAELDFSVEVCAAVMEVLRPTPDRPIILNLPATVECATPNVYADQIEWFIRNLPNRDSAVISLHTHNDRGTGVAAAELGMMAGADRVEGCLLGNGERTGNCDLVTLALNMYTQGVDPRLDLSDIDAVVNTVNYCTNIPVHPRTPYAGDLVFTAFSGSHQDAIKKGFAAQEARNDDFWEVPYLPIDPADLGRSYEAVIRVNSQSGKGGVAWVIEQDKGLKLPKRLQADFSRHVQRLADETSRELNAADIWAAFETAYLPAATDRFMLRDYEEHGPSGDRTFVGRVAIDGEERSLSGRGNGLISGVIAALADSTGPELAVVDYTEHAIGHGADAQAATYLECRTGDGRTVWGVGIDTDIATASVRAVLSAANRA; this is encoded by the coding sequence ATGCTGCGCGACCCATCGACCAAATACCGCCCCTTCCCCACGATCGACCTGCCCGATCGGCTCTGGCCCTCGAACACCATCACACACGCGCCGCGCTGGCTGTCGACCGATCTGCGTGATGGCAATCAGGCGCTGATCGATCCGATGGACGCGGAAAAGAAAACGCGGATGTTCGACCTGCTGGTGAAGGTCGGGTTGAAGGAGATCGAGGTCGGTTTCCCCGCCGCTGGGGCGACCGATTTCGACTTCATCGCCGGGCTGGTCGCGTGGGGCCGTATCCCGGACGACGTGACGATCCAGGTGCTGACGCAATCGCGCCGCGACCTGATCGAGACGAGCTTCCAATCGCTGAACGGCGCGAAGCGGGCGATCGTCCATCTCTACAATGCGGTCAGCCCCGCATGGCGCAAGATCGTCTTCGGCATGACGCGCGACGAAGTGCGTCAGATCGCGATCGACGGCGCGAAGGTGCTGCGCGACGAGGCGGCGAAGCAGCCCGATACCGACTGGCAGTTCGAATACAGCCCCGAGACCTTCTCCACCGCCGAACTCGATTTCTCGGTCGAGGTCTGCGCCGCGGTGATGGAGGTGCTGCGCCCCACCCCGGATCGCCCGATCATCCTGAATCTGCCCGCGACGGTCGAATGTGCGACGCCCAACGTCTATGCCGACCAAATCGAGTGGTTCATCCGCAACCTGCCGAACCGCGACAGTGCGGTCATCAGCCTGCACACCCACAACGATCGCGGCACCGGCGTCGCGGCGGCGGAACTGGGCATGATGGCGGGCGCGGACCGGGTCGAGGGCTGTTTGCTCGGCAATGGCGAGCGCACCGGCAACTGCGATCTCGTGACGCTGGCGCTGAACATGTACACCCAAGGCGTCGATCCACGGCTGGACCTGTCGGACATTGATGCGGTGGTGAACACGGTCAATTACTGCACCAACATCCCCGTCCACCCGCGCACGCCCTATGCCGGCGACCTAGTGTTCACCGCCTTTTCGGGCAGCCATCAGGATGCGATCAAGAAGGGGTTTGCGGCGCAGGAAGCGCGCAACGACGATTTCTGGGAAGTCCCGTATCTGCCGATCGACCCCGCCGATCTCGGGCGCAGCTACGAAGCGGTGATCCGCGTCAATTCGCAGTCGGGCAAGGGCGGCGTGGCGTGGGTGATCGAGCAGGACAAGGGGCTGAAACTGCCCAAGCGCCTGCAGGCCGATTTCAGCCGCCACGTCCAGCGCCTGGCCGACGAGACCAGCCGCGAACTGAACGCCGCCGACATCTGGGCCGCGTTCGAGACCGCGTACCTGCCCGCCGCCACCGACCGCTTCATGCTGCGCGATTACGAGGAGCACGGGCCTTCCGGGGACCGCACCTTCGTCGGCCGCGTGGCGATCGACGGCGAGGAACGATCTTTGTCGGGCCGCGGCAACGGCCTGATCTCGGGCGTGATCGCCGCGCTGGCGGATTCGACCGGGCCGGAGCTGGCGGTAGTTGACTATACCGAACACGCGATCGGCCACGGCGCGGACGCACAGGCCGCGACATACCTCGAATGCCGCACCGGCGACGGCCGGACCGTCTGGGGCGTCGGCATCGACACCGACATCGCGACGGCGAGTGTGCGCGCGGTGCTGAGCGCGGCGAACCGGGCGTGA
- a CDS encoding BLUF domain-containing protein — protein MRQLLYISSSATRGQPIDVAPIMAQSVRNNRRDRVTGLLYTDGVRFLQVLEGEDADVQRVFDRIRADPRHVAIVVLHNRAVEARQFGDWAMAKRGANDSADAFDARMATMLDGASDAVRGTFLGLVAARRAA, from the coding sequence ATGCGCCAACTTCTCTACATCAGTTCCAGCGCCACGCGCGGCCAGCCGATCGACGTCGCCCCGATCATGGCGCAATCGGTACGCAACAACCGGCGCGATCGCGTGACCGGATTGCTCTATACCGACGGTGTCCGCTTCCTGCAGGTGCTGGAAGGCGAGGATGCCGACGTGCAGCGTGTGTTCGACCGCATCCGCGCCGATCCGCGCCATGTCGCGATCGTGGTGCTGCACAATCGCGCGGTAGAAGCGCGGCAGTTCGGCGACTGGGCGATGGCGAAGCGCGGCGCTAATGACTCCGCCGACGCCTTCGACGCACGGATGGCGACGATGCTGGACGGCGCATCGGACGCGGTGCGCGGGACGTTTCTGGGACTGGTCGCCGCGCGCCGCGCCGCTTAG
- a CDS encoding YceI family protein, which produces MRIAYAALLTLSATALPLAALTAQGAPTKPGSKNPAAITGGTYTADSGHSLVKWTVDHLGFTPYYGIFGDVAGTLTLDPKNPNAAKVDVTIPVSKVTTASAGLTSHLLKPAAAGGKPDFFGPAPADAKFVSTRVVASGETAKITGNLTLNGVTKPVTLDAAFYGAGKAPAMMGGKENVGFTATTTIKRSDFGVAYGIPMVSDEVKLDIVAAFQK; this is translated from the coding sequence ATGCGTATCGCCTATGCCGCGCTGCTGACGCTGTCCGCCACTGCCTTGCCGCTCGCCGCCCTGACGGCACAGGGTGCCCCGACGAAGCCGGGGTCGAAGAACCCCGCCGCTATCACCGGCGGCACCTACACCGCCGACAGTGGCCATTCGCTTGTCAAATGGACCGTCGATCATCTCGGCTTCACGCCATATTACGGCATCTTCGGCGATGTCGCGGGCACGCTGACGCTCGATCCGAAGAACCCCAACGCCGCCAAGGTCGACGTGACGATCCCGGTCAGCAAGGTGACGACCGCCAGCGCCGGCCTGACCTCGCACCTGCTGAAACCGGCGGCCGCGGGCGGCAAGCCCGACTTCTTCGGCCCCGCCCCCGCGGATGCAAAGTTCGTCTCGACCAGGGTAGTTGCCAGCGGCGAGACCGCGAAAATCACCGGCAATCTGACGCTGAACGGCGTGACGAAGCCCGTCACACTCGACGCCGCATTCTATGGCGCGGGCAAGGCCCCGGCGATGATGGGCGGCAAGGAGAACGTCGGCTTTACTGCGACGACGACCATCAAGCGCAGCGATTTCGGCGTCGCTTATGGCATCCCGATGGTGTCGGACGAAGTGAAGCTGGATATCGTCGCCGCGTTCCAGAAGTAA
- the ilvC gene encoding ketol-acid reductoisomerase — MRVYYDRDADLNLITGKKIAIVGYGSQGHAHAQNLRDSGVADVAIALREGSATAKKAIDAGFAVKSNEDAAKWADIVMFLAPDEHQAAIYADDYHEHMKQGAALAFAHGLNVHFGLIEPRADLDVIMIAPKGPGHTVRSEYVRGGGVPCLIAVDKDASGNAHDIALAYASGVGGGRSGIIETNFREECETDLFGEQAVLCGGLTHLIQAGFETLTEAGYAPEMAYFECLHEVKLIVDLMYEGGIANMRYSISNTAEYGDITTGPRIITSETKAEMKRVLADIQGGRFVKNFVLDNRAGQPELKAARKAAAAHPIEQVGANLRAMMPWIGANKLVDKDRN, encoded by the coding sequence ATGCGTGTCTATTACGATCGCGACGCCGATCTGAACCTGATCACGGGTAAGAAGATCGCCATCGTCGGCTATGGCTCACAAGGCCACGCTCATGCGCAGAACCTGCGCGACAGCGGCGTCGCCGACGTGGCGATCGCGCTGCGCGAGGGGTCGGCCACCGCGAAGAAGGCGATAGACGCGGGCTTCGCGGTCAAATCGAACGAAGATGCAGCCAAATGGGCCGACATCGTCATGTTCCTGGCGCCCGACGAACATCAGGCCGCGATCTACGCCGACGATTATCACGAGCATATGAAACAGGGCGCCGCCCTCGCCTTCGCGCATGGTCTGAATGTGCATTTCGGATTGATCGAGCCGCGCGCCGACCTCGACGTCATCATGATCGCGCCGAAAGGCCCCGGCCACACGGTGCGCAGCGAATATGTCCGCGGCGGCGGCGTGCCCTGCCTGATCGCGGTCGACAAGGACGCCAGCGGCAACGCACACGACATCGCGCTCGCCTATGCCAGCGGCGTCGGCGGTGGTCGCAGCGGCATCATCGAAACGAACTTCCGAGAGGAATGCGAAACCGACCTGTTCGGCGAGCAGGCGGTGCTGTGCGGCGGTCTGACCCACCTGATTCAGGCCGGGTTCGAGACGCTGACCGAGGCGGGCTACGCACCCGAAATGGCCTATTTCGAATGCCTCCACGAAGTGAAGCTGATCGTCGACCTGATGTACGAAGGCGGCATCGCCAACATGCGCTATTCGATCAGCAACACCGCCGAATATGGCGACATCACCACCGGCCCGCGGATCATCACGTCCGAAACGAAGGCCGAGATGAAGCGCGTGCTGGCCGACATTCAGGGCGGGCGGTTCGTGAAGAACTTCGTCCTCGACAATCGCGCGGGTCAGCCCGAGCTGAAGGCGGCGCGAAAGGCGGCTGCGGCGCATCCGATCGAGCAGGTCGGCGCGAACCTGCGTGCGATGATGCCGTGGATCGGCGCGAACAAGCTGGTGGACAAGGACCGCAATTGA
- the ilvN gene encoding acetolactate synthase small subunit: protein MHIKEEAAERHTLAVIVDNEPGILARIAGLFTARGYNIESLTVSEITADKSVSRITIVTSASPHVLEQIVAQLDRLVPVHKVTDLTAMGAHVERELALIKVRGVGDHRIEALRLADVYRARVVDATTSSFVFEVTGGIEKIDKFVELMGEVGLIEVARTGIVAISRGKEAA, encoded by the coding sequence TTGCATATAAAAGAAGAAGCAGCCGAGCGGCATACGCTTGCCGTCATCGTCGACAACGAACCCGGTATCCTCGCGCGGATCGCGGGGCTGTTCACCGCGCGCGGCTATAATATCGAAAGCCTGACGGTCAGCGAGATCACCGCCGACAAATCGGTCAGCCGGATCACGATCGTGACCTCGGCCAGCCCGCACGTGCTGGAACAGATCGTCGCGCAGCTCGACCGGCTCGTCCCCGTCCATAAGGTGACCGACCTGACCGCGATGGGTGCGCACGTCGAGCGCGAGCTGGCGCTGATCAAGGTCCGCGGCGTCGGCGATCACCGGATCGAGGCGTTGCGGCTGGCCGATGTGTACCGCGCGCGCGTCGTCGATGCGACCACCTCCAGCTTCGTGTTCGAGGTTACGGGGGGGATCGAGAAGATCGACAAGTTCGTCGAACTGATGGGCGAAGTCGGCCTGATCGAGGTCGCGCGCACCGGCATCGTCGCGATTTCGCGGGGCAAGGAAGCCGCGTAA
- a CDS encoding acetolactate synthase 3 large subunit — MAEKSGADILVEALCDLGVEVVFGYPGGAVLPIYDALFRTKRIRHILVRHEQAATHAAEGYARSTGKPGVVLVTSGPGATNAVTGITDALMDSIPMVVITGQVPTALIGTDAFQEADTVGITRHCTKHNYLVKDPAVLGAVIHEAFHIATSGRPGPVVVDIPKDVQVATAKYSKPGPIQHKTYRPALKADRAEIEQVVDMLAAADRPILYTGGGIINSGPGASQLLRELQRITGAPVTSTLMGLGCFPASHDGFLGMLGMHGTYEANMAMNQADLVIAIGARFDDRVTGRLDAFSPNSRKVHIDIDRSSINKTVRIDLAVVADAGHAMEDMVRIWKSRQHPKPDTTDWWRRIAGWRAVKCLDFPEDGTEIMPQRAIRALWDATRARSPIISTEVGQHQMWAAQHFGFEAPNKWLTSGGLGTMGYGLPAAIGAQLGNPNALCIDIAGEASIQMNIQELATATQYRLPVKVFILNNEYMGMVRQWQELTYESRYSESYSDSLPDFVKLAEAYGWKGIRIEDPADLDSGIQAMLDHDGPVMVDCMVAKLANCFPMIPSGAAHTDMILQANEVSGTMDDEAKALV; from the coding sequence GTGGCCGAGAAAAGCGGAGCCGATATCCTGGTCGAGGCGCTGTGCGATCTCGGCGTGGAGGTCGTGTTCGGCTATCCCGGCGGCGCGGTGCTGCCGATCTACGACGCCCTGTTCCGCACGAAACGCATCCGCCACATCCTGGTTCGTCACGAACAGGCCGCGACGCACGCCGCGGAGGGTTACGCGCGCTCGACCGGAAAGCCCGGCGTGGTGCTGGTCACCAGCGGCCCCGGCGCGACCAACGCGGTCACGGGCATCACCGATGCGCTGATGGATTCGATCCCGATGGTCGTCATCACCGGACAGGTGCCGACCGCGCTGATCGGCACCGACGCGTTTCAGGAAGCCGATACCGTCGGAATCACGCGCCACTGCACGAAGCATAACTACCTCGTGAAGGATCCCGCCGTCCTCGGCGCGGTGATTCATGAGGCGTTCCATATCGCGACCAGCGGCCGCCCTGGCCCGGTCGTGGTCGACATTCCCAAGGACGTGCAGGTCGCGACCGCGAAGTACAGCAAGCCCGGCCCGATCCAGCACAAGACATATCGCCCGGCGCTGAAGGCCGATCGGGCTGAGATCGAGCAGGTCGTCGACATGCTCGCCGCCGCCGACCGCCCGATCCTCTACACCGGCGGCGGGATCATCAATTCGGGACCGGGCGCCAGCCAGCTACTGCGCGAATTGCAACGCATCACCGGCGCGCCCGTCACCTCGACGCTGATGGGACTCGGCTGTTTCCCGGCGAGCCATGACGGCTTCCTCGGGATGCTGGGGATGCACGGCACCTACGAAGCCAACATGGCGATGAACCAGGCCGATCTGGTGATCGCGATCGGCGCGCGCTTCGATGATCGCGTGACCGGGCGGCTCGACGCGTTCAGCCCGAACAGCCGCAAGGTGCATATCGACATCGACCGCTCGAGCATCAACAAGACCGTGCGCATCGATCTGGCGGTGGTGGCCGACGCCGGCCACGCGATGGAGGACATGGTCCGCATCTGGAAATCGCGCCAGCATCCGAAACCCGACACGACCGACTGGTGGCGACGCATCGCCGGGTGGCGCGCGGTGAAGTGCCTCGATTTCCCCGAGGACGGGACCGAAATCATGCCGCAACGCGCGATCCGCGCCTTGTGGGACGCAACGCGCGCGCGGTCGCCGATCATCTCGACCGAGGTGGGTCAGCATCAGATGTGGGCGGCGCAGCATTTCGGCTTCGAAGCGCCGAACAAATGGCTGACCAGCGGCGGGCTCGGCACGATGGGCTACGGCCTGCCCGCTGCGATCGGCGCGCAACTAGGCAATCCCAATGCCTTGTGCATCGACATTGCGGGTGAGGCGTCGATCCAGATGAACATTCAGGAACTGGCGACGGCGACGCAATACCGCCTGCCGGTGAAGGTCTTCATCCTGAACAACGAATATATGGGCATGGTCCGCCAGTGGCAGGAACTGACCTACGAAAGCCGCTATTCGGAAAGTTACAGCGATTCCCTGCCCGACTTCGTGAAGCTGGCCGAGGCGTATGGCTGGAAGGGGATCAGGATCGAGGATCCCGCCGATCTGGACAGCGGCATCCAGGCGATGCTGGACCACGACGGCCCGGTGATGGTCGACTGCATGGTCGCCAAACTGGCGAACTGCTTCCCGATGATCCCGTCCGGCGCGGCGCATACCGACATGATCCTGCAGGCCAACGAAGTGTCGGGCACGATGGACGACGAAGCGAAGGCGCTGGTTTGA
- the miaA gene encoding tRNA (adenosine(37)-N6)-dimethylallyltransferase MiaA, whose protein sequence is MNKSASTPRVALPRLALIAGPTASGKSALAIALAEETGGVVINADASQVYRDLRVLTARPSVENEARVPHRLFGHIDGAESCSAARWAAEARATIDAVHATGRLPILVGGSGLYIRTLLDGIAPVPGIDPAIRDEVRAMSVAEAHTALTAADPAAAQRLSPNDTTRVARALEVVRSTGRPIAAWQEDCAGGIGDRIDLAPLIVLPDRDMLLERCDARLAAMFNDGAVEEVQALRARADVPADAPVMRAIGVREVSAMIDGTMSRDDALTSARLATRQYAKRQYTWFRNQPPPNWPRIDLVSYDVLKHYFNLWP, encoded by the coding sequence GTGAACAAATCCGCCTCCACCCCGAGGGTCGCGCTCCCGAGGCTGGCGCTCATCGCAGGGCCGACCGCGAGCGGCAAGTCCGCGCTGGCGATCGCACTGGCCGAGGAGACCGGCGGGGTGGTGATCAATGCCGACGCCAGCCAGGTGTACCGCGACCTGCGCGTGCTGACCGCGCGACCGTCTGTAGAGAACGAAGCGCGCGTGCCGCACCGCTTGTTCGGGCATATCGACGGCGCGGAGAGCTGTTCGGCGGCACGCTGGGCGGCGGAGGCGCGCGCGACAATCGACGCGGTCCATGCTACGGGCCGCCTGCCGATCCTGGTCGGAGGATCGGGGCTTTATATCCGCACGCTGCTGGACGGGATTGCGCCGGTGCCGGGAATCGATCCGGCGATCCGCGATGAAGTCCGCGCGATGTCCGTGGCCGAGGCCCATACCGCTCTGACCGCCGCCGACCCAGCCGCGGCGCAACGCCTGTCGCCGAACGACACGACGCGGGTCGCGCGCGCGCTGGAGGTGGTGCGATCGACCGGGCGGCCGATCGCCGCGTGGCAGGAAGATTGCGCGGGCGGGATCGGCGACCGCATCGACCTCGCCCCACTGATCGTGCTGCCCGACCGCGACATGCTGCTCGAACGTTGCGACGCGCGCCTTGCCGCGATGTTCAACGATGGCGCGGTCGAGGAGGTGCAGGCGTTGCGCGCGCGAGCCGACGTTCCGGCCGACGCGCCGGTGATGCGCGCGATCGGCGTGCGCGAGGTTTCGGCGATGATCGACGGCACGATGTCGCGCGACGACGCGCTGACCAGCGCGCGGCTGGCCACGCGCCAATATGCCAAGCGGCAATACACTTGGTTCCGCAATCAGCCGCCTCCAAACTGGCCGCGAATTGACTTGGTTTCATATGATGTATTGAAACATTATTTCAATCTTTGGCCTTGA
- the serB gene encoding phosphoserine phosphatase SerB: MFTATLIAAGRLSPQTLSDANDALAAAGCVPTTLGWLDEGDAADIHFGLAPDAARKALGDRFDRVDVVVQPMAGRVKMLLVADMDSTMITVECIDELADYAGIKPEIAAITERAMRGELDFADALDARVALLKGLDEGAIERCRAERVRLTPGAATLVRTMRARGATTILVSGGFTAFADPVGAEIGFDRVIANRLEIGGGALAGTVAKPIVDSSTKERTLRWARAEHGLADEATLAVGDGANDLAMIGIAGLGVAYHAKPIVAQAAHARIDHGDLTALLWAQGIAKADWVAA; this comes from the coding sequence TTGTTCACGGCGACGCTGATAGCAGCAGGGCGGCTCTCGCCCCAGACCTTGTCCGACGCGAACGACGCGCTGGCAGCGGCGGGATGCGTTCCGACGACGCTCGGGTGGCTGGACGAGGGCGACGCGGCCGATATCCATTTCGGGCTGGCCCCGGATGCGGCGCGCAAGGCGCTGGGGGACCGGTTCGATCGCGTTGACGTGGTGGTCCAGCCGATGGCGGGTCGGGTGAAGATGCTGCTCGTCGCGGACATGGATTCGACGATGATCACCGTCGAGTGCATCGACGAACTCGCCGACTATGCGGGCATCAAGCCGGAGATCGCCGCGATCACCGAACGCGCGATGCGAGGCGAGCTCGACTTTGCCGATGCGCTCGACGCGCGCGTGGCGTTGTTGAAGGGGTTGGACGAAGGCGCGATCGAGCGTTGCCGGGCCGAGCGCGTGCGTTTAACCCCCGGCGCGGCGACGCTGGTGCGAACGATGCGCGCGCGCGGTGCAACCACGATTCTCGTGTCGGGCGGATTCACCGCGTTTGCGGACCCGGTCGGTGCGGAGATCGGCTTCGATCGCGTGATCGCCAACCGGCTGGAGATCGGTGGCGGCGCGCTCGCGGGGACGGTCGCGAAACCGATCGTCGATTCGTCGACGAAGGAGCGGACGCTGCGCTGGGCGCGCGCCGAACACGGGCTTGCCGACGAGGCGACGCTGGCGGTCGGTGACGGCGCGAACGACCTCGCGATGATCGGGATCGCGGGGCTTGGCGTCGCCTATCACGCCAAGCCGATCGTCGCGCAGGCGGCGCACGCGCGGATCGATCACGGCGACCTGACCGCGCTGCTGTGGGCACAGGGCATCGCGAAGGCAGATTGGGTCGCGGCCTAG
- a CDS encoding DUF1465 family protein, whose protein sequence is MTDSAVQRRLIDALYVESMVLADEARSYFDEGGRAEREALAPMARVSFSCESLKVTTRLMHVIAWLLTQRAVQAGELAPRDALDPSRRLGDAPVSDAAVVDALPEQARMMIRGSVDLHRRVARLDAAQGAEARDESPARAMFDRLALAF, encoded by the coding sequence ATGACGGATTCGGCGGTACAACGCCGGCTGATCGACGCATTGTACGTCGAATCGATGGTGCTGGCGGACGAGGCGCGCAGCTATTTCGACGAGGGCGGACGGGCCGAGCGTGAGGCGCTGGCGCCGATGGCGCGCGTGTCGTTCAGTTGCGAATCGCTGAAGGTGACGACGCGGTTGATGCACGTCATCGCGTGGCTGTTGACGCAGCGCGCGGTGCAGGCGGGCGAGCTTGCCCCCCGCGACGCGCTCGATCCGTCGCGGCGGCTGGGCGATGCGCCGGTCAGCGACGCCGCGGTGGTCGACGCGCTGCCCGAACAGGCGCGGATGATGATCCGCGGCAGCGTCGATCTGCATCGCCGCGTCGCACGGCTGGATGCTGCGCAGGGGGCGGAAGCGCGCGACGAAAGTCCGGCGCGCGCGATGTTCGATCGCCTCGCGCTTGCATTCTGA
- a CDS encoding YybH family protein has protein sequence MKSVIAAIALIAAAPASASTDERAAILRVVADMQAAWNRGDFRGYMAGFKNPDVVFVSGGKFQDGWQGTLDHYVRDYGASPDTRGTLRFYDMKVDLLAPDAAMLIGRYHLARPKRAMEGVNTRLFRKFGGRWFITMNHVSAYEIVPRK, from the coding sequence GTGAAGAGCGTCATCGCCGCGATCGCGCTGATCGCGGCTGCTCCGGCCTCCGCGTCGACCGATGAACGCGCGGCGATCCTGCGGGTCGTGGCCGATATGCAGGCGGCGTGGAATCGCGGCGATTTCCGCGGTTACATGGCGGGATTCAAGAACCCCGACGTCGTGTTCGTTTCCGGCGGCAAGTTTCAGGACGGCTGGCAGGGCACGCTCGACCATTACGTCCGTGATTATGGGGCGTCGCCAGACACGCGCGGCACGTTGCGCTTCTACGATATGAAGGTCGACTTGCTTGCCCCGGATGCGGCGATGCTGATCGGCCGCTACCACCTCGCTCGACCGAAACGCGCGATGGAGGGCGTCAACACGCGGCTGTTCCGTAAATTCGGCGGACGGTGGTTCATCACGATGAACCACGTTTCCGCTTATGAGATAGTTCCGCGAAAGTGA